One stretch of Streptomyces sp. A2-16 DNA includes these proteins:
- a CDS encoding DUF389 domain-containing protein translates to MLHLRLITPAEKTDDVVRLIENTVGTTHLVVVPGAARNPAGDVVMCDVAREAGDELIGALRKLDLDKSGSIAVENIDLSLSKRADKAEDEAPGEGADAVLWEHLTEATHEESTLSVTYLAFLVLATMIAACGVVLDNAILIVGAMAVGPEFGPLAALSTAIVQRHPRLALRSLIALLVGFAAAMAVTVGFTWFMDALNLFHKSDLEGDRPNTAFVYAPDAFSFVVAVLAGIAGTLSLTSAKSGALVGVAISVTTVPAAANAAIALAYGDMSQMVGSTNQLLLNLLGIVLAGTLTLLLQKWLWKRA, encoded by the coding sequence ATGCTGCATCTGCGCCTGATCACCCCGGCCGAGAAGACCGACGACGTGGTCCGCCTGATCGAGAACACGGTCGGCACCACTCACCTCGTCGTGGTGCCGGGCGCCGCCCGCAACCCGGCCGGCGATGTCGTGATGTGCGACGTGGCCCGCGAGGCGGGTGACGAACTCATCGGCGCGCTGCGGAAGTTGGACCTCGACAAGTCCGGGTCCATCGCTGTCGAGAACATCGACCTGTCGCTGTCCAAGCGCGCGGACAAGGCCGAGGACGAGGCTCCCGGCGAGGGCGCGGACGCGGTCCTGTGGGAGCACCTGACGGAGGCGACCCACGAGGAGTCGACGCTCTCCGTCACCTATCTCGCGTTCCTCGTCCTGGCCACGATGATCGCGGCCTGCGGTGTGGTGCTCGACAACGCGATCCTGATCGTGGGCGCGATGGCGGTGGGCCCGGAGTTCGGCCCGCTGGCCGCCCTCAGCACGGCGATCGTCCAGCGGCACCCGCGACTGGCGCTGCGCTCCCTGATCGCCCTGTTGGTGGGCTTCGCGGCGGCGATGGCGGTGACGGTCGGCTTCACCTGGTTCATGGACGCCCTGAATCTCTTCCACAAGTCCGACCTGGAGGGCGACCGCCCCAACACCGCGTTCGTGTACGCCCCCGACGCCTTCTCGTTCGTCGTCGCGGTCCTGGCGGGCATCGCGGGCACGCTCTCCCTGACCTCGGCGAAGTCAGGCGCCCTGGTGGGCGTGGCGATCTCGGTCACCACGGTCCCGGCGGCGGCCAACGCGGCGATCGCCCTGGCCTACGGCGACATGAGCCAGATGGTCGGCTCGACCAACCAGCTCCTGCTGAACCTGCTGGGCATCGTCCTGGCAGGCACTCTCACGCTGCTTCTTCAGAAATGGCTCTGGAAGCGTGCTTAG
- the rpsI gene encoding 30S ribosomal protein S9: MAETTVETPVEGEEIVDIDSYTTESEVPVEGEYTSESMASRFGDPQPAAGLGRRKNAIARVRIVPGTGKWKINGRTLEDYFPNKVHQQEVNEPFKVLELEGRYDVIARIAGGGVSGQAGALRLGVARALNEADVDNNRGALKKAGFLRRDDRAVERKKAGLKKARKAPQYSKR; encoded by the coding sequence GTGGCCGAGACCACCGTCGAGACGCCCGTCGAGGGCGAAGAGATCGTCGACATCGACAGCTACACCACCGAGTCCGAGGTCCCCGTCGAGGGCGAGTACACCTCGGAGTCCATGGCGTCCCGCTTCGGCGACCCGCAGCCGGCCGCCGGCCTGGGCCGTCGCAAGAACGCCATCGCCCGCGTCCGGATCGTCCCGGGCACCGGCAAGTGGAAGATCAACGGTCGCACCCTCGAGGACTACTTCCCGAACAAGGTGCACCAGCAGGAAGTCAACGAGCCCTTCAAGGTGCTCGAGCTCGAGGGCCGCTACGACGTCATCGCCCGCATCGCGGGTGGCGGTGTCTCCGGTCAGGCCGGTGCCCTGCGCCTCGGCGTGGCCCGCGCGCTGAACGAGGCCGACGTGGACAACAACCGCGGCGCCCTCAAGAAGGCCGGCTTCCTCCGTCGCGACGACCGTGCGGTCGAGCGCAAGAAGGCCGGTCTCAAGAAGGCCCGTAAGGCCCCGCAGTACAGCAAGCGTTAA
- the coaA gene encoding type I pantothenate kinase — MPRSAHRHKPEATPYVDLTRAEWSALREKTPLPLNAEEVEKLRGLGDVIDLDEVRDIYLPLSRLLNLYVGATDGLRGALNTFLGEQGSQSGTPFVIGVAGSVAVGKSTVARLLQALLSRWPEHPRVELVTTDGFLLPTRELEARGLMSRKGFPESYDRRALTRFVADIKAGKDEVTAPVYSHLIYDIVPDQRLTVRRPDILIVEGLNVLQPALPGTDGRTRVGLADYFDFSVYVDASAEDIERWYLSRFKKLRRTAFQDPDSYFRKYTQVSEEEAVDYARTLWRTINKPNLVENIAPTRGRATLVIRKGQDHKVRKLSLRKL, encoded by the coding sequence ATGCCCCGGAGCGCCCACCGGCACAAGCCGGAGGCGACTCCTTACGTCGACCTCACCCGCGCCGAGTGGAGCGCGCTGCGTGAGAAGACTCCGCTCCCGCTGAACGCCGAAGAGGTCGAGAAGCTGCGCGGTCTCGGTGACGTCATCGACCTCGACGAGGTGCGGGACATCTACCTCCCGCTGTCCCGGCTGCTGAATCTCTACGTCGGCGCCACGGACGGGCTGAGAGGCGCCCTGAACACCTTCCTCGGCGAACAGGGCTCCCAGTCCGGCACTCCCTTCGTCATAGGGGTCGCGGGATCGGTCGCCGTGGGCAAGTCCACCGTCGCCCGTCTCCTCCAGGCCCTGCTCTCCCGCTGGCCCGAACACCCCCGCGTCGAGCTGGTCACCACCGACGGCTTCCTGCTGCCCACCCGGGAACTGGAGGCCCGCGGGCTCATGTCGCGCAAGGGCTTCCCGGAGTCGTACGACCGCCGCGCGCTGACCCGTTTCGTCGCCGACATCAAGGCCGGCAAGGACGAGGTCACCGCCCCCGTCTACTCCCACCTGATCTACGACATCGTCCCGGACCAGCGGCTCACCGTGCGCCGCCCCGACATCCTGATCGTCGAGGGCCTCAACGTCCTGCAGCCCGCCCTGCCCGGCACCGACGGCCGCACCCGCGTCGGTCTCGCCGACTACTTCGACTTCAGCGTGTACGTCGACGCGAGCGCCGAGGACATCGAGCGCTGGTACCTCAGCCGGTTCAAGAAGCTCCGCCGGACCGCCTTCCAGGACCCCGACTCGTACTTCAGGAAGTACACCCAGGTCTCGGAGGAGGAGGCCGTCGACTACGCCCGCACCCTGTGGCGCACCATCAACAAGCCCAACCTGGTGGAGAACATCGCCCCCACCCGCGGCCGCGCCACCCTCGTCATCCGCAAGGGCCAGGACCACAAGGTGCGCAAGCTCAGCCTGCGCAAGCTCTAG
- the glmM gene encoding phosphoglucosamine mutase: protein MGRLFGTDGVRGVANADLTAEMALGLSVAAAHVLAEAGTFQGHRPTAVVGRDPRASGEFLEAAVVAGLASAGVDVLKVGVLPTPAVAYLTGVLGADLGVMLSASHNAMPDNGVKFLARGGHKLDDELEDRIEAVYESHRHGEPWERPTGSGVGRVREYTEGFDKYVAHLIAVLPNRLDGLKIVLDEAHGAAARVSPEAFSRAGAEVITIGAQPDGLNINDGCGSTHLGLLKAAVVDHRADFGIAHDGDADRCLAVDHTGAEVDGDQIMAVLALAMKDRSALRSDTVVATVMSNLGFKLALEREGLKLVQTAVGDRYVLEEMKQHGYALGGEQSGHVIILDHATTGDGTLTGLMLAARVAESGRSLKELASVMERLPQVLINVPDVDRSRVATSGELASAVTEAERELGATGRVLLRPSGTEPLVRVMVEAADIDQARTVAGRLADAVKSALG from the coding sequence GTGGGACGACTCTTCGGCACGGACGGCGTGCGCGGTGTCGCCAACGCGGATCTGACGGCCGAGATGGCGCTCGGTCTGTCCGTCGCGGCGGCGCACGTGCTGGCCGAGGCGGGTACGTTCCAGGGCCACCGGCCGACGGCGGTGGTCGGACGGGACCCGCGCGCGTCCGGGGAGTTCCTGGAGGCCGCCGTGGTCGCGGGCCTCGCGAGCGCCGGTGTGGACGTGCTGAAGGTCGGTGTGCTGCCCACGCCCGCCGTGGCGTATCTCACGGGAGTGCTCGGCGCCGACCTCGGTGTCATGCTCTCCGCGAGCCACAACGCCATGCCCGACAACGGCGTCAAGTTCCTCGCACGCGGCGGGCACAAGCTCGACGACGAGCTGGAGGACCGGATCGAGGCGGTCTACGAATCGCACCGCCACGGTGAGCCGTGGGAGCGGCCGACCGGCTCCGGTGTCGGCCGGGTCCGTGAGTACACCGAGGGCTTCGACAAGTACGTGGCGCACCTGATCGCCGTACTGCCGAACCGGCTCGACGGGCTGAAGATCGTCCTCGACGAGGCGCACGGCGCCGCCGCCCGGGTGTCGCCGGAGGCGTTCTCGCGGGCCGGGGCCGAGGTGATCACCATCGGCGCCCAGCCGGACGGGCTCAACATCAACGACGGATGCGGCTCCACGCACCTCGGACTCCTGAAGGCCGCCGTCGTCGACCACCGCGCGGACTTCGGCATCGCGCACGACGGGGACGCCGACCGGTGCCTGGCCGTCGACCACACCGGTGCCGAGGTGGACGGCGACCAGATCATGGCCGTCCTCGCGCTGGCGATGAAGGACCGGTCGGCGCTGCGGTCCGACACCGTCGTCGCGACGGTCATGTCGAACCTGGGGTTCAAGCTGGCGCTGGAGCGGGAGGGGCTGAAGCTCGTCCAGACCGCGGTCGGCGACCGCTATGTGCTGGAGGAGATGAAGCAGCACGGCTACGCCCTCGGCGGTGAGCAGTCCGGGCACGTCATCATCCTCGACCACGCCACGACCGGTGACGGGACGCTGACCGGGCTGATGCTGGCGGCGCGCGTCGCGGAGAGCGGGCGGTCGCTGAAGGAGCTGGCCTCCGTGATGGAGCGGCTTCCTCAGGTGCTGATCAACGTGCCCGACGTGGACCGCTCGCGGGTCGCCACGTCCGGGGAGCTGGCGTCGGCGGTGACCGAGGCGGAGCGTGAACTCGGAGCCACGGGGCGGGTGTTGCTGCGGCCGTCGGGGACCGAGCCGTTGGTCCGGGTGATGGTCGAGGCGGCGGACATCGACCAGGCCAGGACTGTTGCCGGGCGGCTCGCCGATGCGGTGAAGTCGGCGCTCGGCTGA
- a CDS encoding glycosyl hydrolase → MRGRARLLGATAGAALLAPLGVWAWSERGSRQTPLVPTDLRDRDPEATPAARRVYALLAGLENDARRGRPSRTVIGQHVELHNERYNKAYGDFRGTKQPGYYYRKARDITGKLPGFVELDLGPGYGQPGWAVGTARSYSKAWPACRPYWGYVDDAVDLAVGVWAGLPRAADGSYRPSGTHTECATGAEVSLPHNGGGPAGMVGFSFHQPYPGSPVKGYAQTLHRNSPGAQDRDWFDRVVTDGTAEHRALLHDLDFLADHLGYLAGRGVPVLLRPYHEMNTAPGHGFWWAGQDPAAFHRLWRLTYDHLVRRRGLHNLVFVWSPNSWNGPYGRDPRPYYPGGRHVDVVGVDDYSGSPAEPFGDGAWTEVWYRGLEEYRRPRIVAESFHVPLNADQPRTLDRTPWVLWTVWGQALSYDNVTQPSGKNTAADVKRTYGSPRVITGGHRV, encoded by the coding sequence ATGCGAGGGCGGGCCAGGCTCCTGGGCGCGACGGCGGGGGCGGCCCTGCTGGCCCCGCTGGGGGTGTGGGCCTGGTCCGAGCGCGGCAGCCGACAGACCCCGCTCGTCCCCACCGACCTGCGCGACCGGGACCCGGAGGCGACCCCCGCGGCCCGCCGGGTCTACGCGCTGCTGGCCGGCCTGGAGAACGACGCCCGCCGCGGCCGTCCGTCCCGCACGGTCATCGGCCAGCACGTGGAGCTGCACAACGAGCGCTACAACAAGGCGTACGGCGACTTCCGGGGCACCAAGCAGCCCGGCTACTACTACCGCAAGGCCAGGGACATCACCGGGAAACTGCCCGGTTTCGTGGAGCTGGACCTCGGACCCGGCTACGGACAGCCGGGCTGGGCGGTGGGCACGGCCCGCTCGTACTCGAAGGCCTGGCCGGCCTGCCGCCCCTACTGGGGGTACGTCGACGATGCCGTGGACCTCGCCGTCGGCGTGTGGGCGGGGCTGCCCCGGGCGGCCGACGGCTCGTACCGCCCCTCCGGCACCCACACGGAGTGCGCGACCGGAGCCGAGGTCTCCCTCCCGCACAACGGGGGCGGGCCCGCGGGCATGGTCGGCTTCTCCTTCCACCAGCCGTATCCCGGCAGCCCGGTCAAGGGCTACGCGCAGACCCTGCACCGCAACTCCCCCGGCGCGCAGGACCGCGACTGGTTCGACCGGGTCGTCACGGACGGCACCGCGGAGCACCGGGCCCTTCTGCACGACCTGGACTTCCTCGCCGACCACCTCGGCTACCTCGCCGGCCGTGGGGTGCCGGTGCTGCTGCGGCCGTACCACGAGATGAACACCGCTCCGGGCCACGGTTTCTGGTGGGCGGGGCAGGACCCGGCAGCGTTCCACCGGCTGTGGCGGCTGACGTACGACCATCTCGTGCGCCGTCGCGGTCTGCACAACCTGGTGTTCGTCTGGTCGCCGAACTCCTGGAACGGCCCCTACGGCCGCGATCCCCGGCCGTACTACCCGGGCGGCCGTCACGTCGACGTCGTCGGCGTCGACGACTACAGCGGCTCCCCGGCCGAGCCCTTCGGCGACGGCGCCTGGACCGAGGTCTGGTACCGCGGCCTGGAGGAGTACCGCAGGCCGCGCATCGTGGCCGAATCCTTCCATGTGCCGCTCAACGCCGACCAGCCCCGGACGCTGGACCGGACCCCGTGGGTGCTGTGGACGGTGTGGGGTCAGGCCCTGTCGTACGACAACGTCACGCAGCCGAGCGGCAAGAACACCGCGGCCGATGTGAAACGCACCTATGGGTCACCGAGGGTAATCACGGGCGGACACCGGGTGTAG
- the rplM gene encoding 50S ribosomal protein L13 gives MRTYSPKPGDVTRQWHVIDAQDVVLGRLATTAASLLRGKHKPIYAPHVDTGDFVIIINADKVHLSGNKRTQKMAYRHSGYPGGLRSVRYDELLDKNPEKAIEKAIKGMLPKNTLGRQMLTKLKVYKGDVHPHAAQQPVPFEITQVAQ, from the coding sequence GTGCGTACGTACAGCCCCAAGCCCGGCGATGTGACTCGCCAGTGGCACGTCATTGACGCTCAGGACGTCGTCCTGGGCCGTCTTGCCACCACTGCCGCCTCCCTGCTGCGCGGCAAGCACAAGCCGATCTACGCCCCTCACGTCGACACCGGTGACTTCGTCATCATCATCAACGCCGACAAGGTGCACCTGTCGGGCAACAAGCGGACCCAGAAGATGGCGTACCGCCACTCCGGTTACCCGGGTGGTCTGCGCTCCGTCCGCTACGACGAGCTCCTCGACAAGAACCCCGAGAAGGCCATCGAGAAGGCCATCAAGGGCATGCTTCCCAAGAACACCCTCGGCCGTCAGATGCTCACCAAGCTGAAGGTCTACAAGGGTGACGTGCACCCGCACGCTGCGCAGCAGCCGGTGCCGTTCGAGATCACCCAGGTCGCGCAGTAG